Proteins encoded by one window of Labrus bergylta chromosome 2, fLabBer1.1, whole genome shotgun sequence:
- the anapc7 gene encoding anaphase-promoting complex subunit 7 isoform X1, with amino-acid sequence MNVIDHVRDMAAAGLHSNVRILSSLLLTMSNNNPELFSPAQKYQLLVYHADAIFHDKEYRNAACKYSMALQQKKVLSKTSKVRTSAGGAASNIQAQSLPSEIEVKYKIAECYTILKLDKDAIAVLDGIPSRQRTPKINMMLANLYRKAGQERSAVTSYKEVLRQCPLALDAIIGALHGRLPPGLLSLSVKGAEVASMTMDVIQSIPNLDWLSVWVKAYAFIHAGDNQRAINTICSLEKKSLLRDNVDLLVSLADVYFRAGDTKNAILKFEQAQMLDPYLIKGMDVYGYLMAREGHLEDVEVLGGRLFNISDQHAEPWVISGCHSFYSKRYSRALYLGAKAIQLNSNSVQALLLKGAALRNMGRVQEAIIHFREAMRLAPCRLDCYEGLIDCYLASNGIREAMGMANNIYKTLGANAQTLTILATVCLEDPVTQEKAKTLLDKALAQRPDYTKAVVKKAELLSREQKYEEGIALLRNALANQSDCVLHRMLGDFLVAVNDYQEAMDQYSIALSLDPNDQKSLEGMQKMEKEESPTDATVELDGDDMEGSGEDGDLEGSDSEAAQWADQEQWFGMQ; translated from the exons ATGAATGTAATAGATCATGTGCGGGACATGGCGGCCGCCGGCCTTCACTCTAACGTCCGGATATTGAGCAGTTTGTTGCTGACGATGAGTAATAACAATCC AGAGCTGTTCTCGCCGGCCCAGAAGTACCAGCTGTTGGTTTACCATGCTGACGCCATCTTCCATGATAAAGAATACCGTAATGCTGCCTGCAAATACAGTATGGCATTGCAACAAAAGAAGGTGCTCAGCAAAACGTCTAAAGTCCGTACGTCTGCTGGCGGAGCTGCATCGAACATACAGGCACAG AGCCTGCCATCAGAGATTGAGGTCAAATACAAGATAGCTGAATGCTACACCATTTTGAAACTGGACAAAGATGCCATAGCAGTGCTTGATGGGATTCCATCCAGACAAAGGACTCCAAAG ATCAACATGATGTTAGCTAACCTGTACAGAAAAGCCGGTCAAGAACGTTCTGCAGTGACGAGCTACAAAGAGGTGCTCAGACAGTGTCCCCTCGCCCTGGATGCAATCATTG GAGCTCTTCATGGACGTCTTCCTCCAGGTCTTCTGTCATTATCAGTCAAAGGGGCTGAAGTGGCGTCCATGACCATGGATGTGATCCAGAGTATCCCCAACCTGGACTGGCTCTCTGTCTGGGTCAAAGCGTACGCCTTCATTCATGCAGGGGACAACCAGAGAGCCATCAACACCATCTG CTCTCTTGAGAAGAAGTCTCTGTTGCGGGATAACGTGGACCTCCTGGTGAGCCTGGCTGACGTCTACTTCAGGGCTGGTGACACCAAGAACGCCATCCTTAAGTTTGAACAGGCCCAGATGCTCGATCCGTACCTCATCAAAG GAATGGATGTCTATGGCTACCTGATGGCCCGTGAAGGACACTTGGAGGATGTGGAAGTCCTTGGTGGTCGattgtttaatatttcagaCCAGCATGCAGAACCCTGGGTGATCTCTGG tTGTCACAGCTTTTACAGCAAGCGCTACTCCCGAGCCCTCTACCTGGGAGCCAAGGCCATCCAGCTGAACAGCAACAGCGTGCAGGCCCTCCTCCTTAAGGGGGCAGCACTGAGAAACATGGGGCGCGTTCAAGAGGCCATCATCCACTTCAGAGAGGCTATGCGCCTGGCCCCCTGCCGACTCGACTGCTATGAAG GACTCATCGACTGTTACCTGGCATCCAATGGGATTCGAGAAGCCATGGGGATGGCCAATAACATTTATAAAACCCTGGGGGCCAACGCACAGACTCTGACCATCCTCGCCACGGTGTGCCTGGAAGACCCCGTGACTCAGGAGAAAGCCAAAACCCTGCTGGACAAAGCCCTTGCCCAGAGACCGGACTACACCAAAGCCGTGGTCAAAAAGGCTGAACTGCTCA GTCGGGAGCAGAAATATGAAGAAGGGATCGCTCTCCTCCGGAACGCCCTGGCCAATCAGAGTGACTGTGTCCTGCACAGGATGCTGGGAGATTTCTTGGTGGCCGTCAATGATTACCAAGAAGCCATGGATCAGTACAGTATAGCGCTAAG CCTGGATCCAAATGACCAGAAGTCTTTAGAAGGCATGCAGAAGATGGAGAAGGAAGAAAGTCCCACGGATGCCACCGTGGAGCTGGACGGTGATGACATGGAGGGCAGTGGAGAGGACGGAGACTTGGAGGGCAGCGACAGTGAAGCGGCGCAGTGGGCCGATCAGGAACAGTGGTTTGGCATGCAGTGA
- the anapc7 gene encoding anaphase-promoting complex subunit 7 isoform X2 has translation MNVIDHVRDMAAAGLHSNVRILSSLLLTMSNNNPELFSPAQKYQLLVYHADAIFHDKEYRNAACKYSMALQQKKVLSKTSKVRTSAGGAASNIQAQSLPSEIEVKYKIAECYTILKLDKDAIAVLDGIPSRQRTPKINMMLANLYRKAGQERSAVTSYKEVLRQCPLALDAIIGLLSLSVKGAEVASMTMDVIQSIPNLDWLSVWVKAYAFIHAGDNQRAINTICSLEKKSLLRDNVDLLVSLADVYFRAGDTKNAILKFEQAQMLDPYLIKGMDVYGYLMAREGHLEDVEVLGGRLFNISDQHAEPWVISGCHSFYSKRYSRALYLGAKAIQLNSNSVQALLLKGAALRNMGRVQEAIIHFREAMRLAPCRLDCYEGLIDCYLASNGIREAMGMANNIYKTLGANAQTLTILATVCLEDPVTQEKAKTLLDKALAQRPDYTKAVVKKAELLSREQKYEEGIALLRNALANQSDCVLHRMLGDFLVAVNDYQEAMDQYSIALSLDPNDQKSLEGMQKMEKEESPTDATVELDGDDMEGSGEDGDLEGSDSEAAQWADQEQWFGMQ, from the exons ATGAATGTAATAGATCATGTGCGGGACATGGCGGCCGCCGGCCTTCACTCTAACGTCCGGATATTGAGCAGTTTGTTGCTGACGATGAGTAATAACAATCC AGAGCTGTTCTCGCCGGCCCAGAAGTACCAGCTGTTGGTTTACCATGCTGACGCCATCTTCCATGATAAAGAATACCGTAATGCTGCCTGCAAATACAGTATGGCATTGCAACAAAAGAAGGTGCTCAGCAAAACGTCTAAAGTCCGTACGTCTGCTGGCGGAGCTGCATCGAACATACAGGCACAG AGCCTGCCATCAGAGATTGAGGTCAAATACAAGATAGCTGAATGCTACACCATTTTGAAACTGGACAAAGATGCCATAGCAGTGCTTGATGGGATTCCATCCAGACAAAGGACTCCAAAG ATCAACATGATGTTAGCTAACCTGTACAGAAAAGCCGGTCAAGAACGTTCTGCAGTGACGAGCTACAAAGAGGTGCTCAGACAGTGTCCCCTCGCCCTGGATGCAATCATTG GTCTTCTGTCATTATCAGTCAAAGGGGCTGAAGTGGCGTCCATGACCATGGATGTGATCCAGAGTATCCCCAACCTGGACTGGCTCTCTGTCTGGGTCAAAGCGTACGCCTTCATTCATGCAGGGGACAACCAGAGAGCCATCAACACCATCTG CTCTCTTGAGAAGAAGTCTCTGTTGCGGGATAACGTGGACCTCCTGGTGAGCCTGGCTGACGTCTACTTCAGGGCTGGTGACACCAAGAACGCCATCCTTAAGTTTGAACAGGCCCAGATGCTCGATCCGTACCTCATCAAAG GAATGGATGTCTATGGCTACCTGATGGCCCGTGAAGGACACTTGGAGGATGTGGAAGTCCTTGGTGGTCGattgtttaatatttcagaCCAGCATGCAGAACCCTGGGTGATCTCTGG tTGTCACAGCTTTTACAGCAAGCGCTACTCCCGAGCCCTCTACCTGGGAGCCAAGGCCATCCAGCTGAACAGCAACAGCGTGCAGGCCCTCCTCCTTAAGGGGGCAGCACTGAGAAACATGGGGCGCGTTCAAGAGGCCATCATCCACTTCAGAGAGGCTATGCGCCTGGCCCCCTGCCGACTCGACTGCTATGAAG GACTCATCGACTGTTACCTGGCATCCAATGGGATTCGAGAAGCCATGGGGATGGCCAATAACATTTATAAAACCCTGGGGGCCAACGCACAGACTCTGACCATCCTCGCCACGGTGTGCCTGGAAGACCCCGTGACTCAGGAGAAAGCCAAAACCCTGCTGGACAAAGCCCTTGCCCAGAGACCGGACTACACCAAAGCCGTGGTCAAAAAGGCTGAACTGCTCA GTCGGGAGCAGAAATATGAAGAAGGGATCGCTCTCCTCCGGAACGCCCTGGCCAATCAGAGTGACTGTGTCCTGCACAGGATGCTGGGAGATTTCTTGGTGGCCGTCAATGATTACCAAGAAGCCATGGATCAGTACAGTATAGCGCTAAG CCTGGATCCAAATGACCAGAAGTCTTTAGAAGGCATGCAGAAGATGGAGAAGGAAGAAAGTCCCACGGATGCCACCGTGGAGCTGGACGGTGATGACATGGAGGGCAGTGGAGAGGACGGAGACTTGGAGGGCAGCGACAGTGAAGCGGCGCAGTGGGCCGATCAGGAACAGTGGTTTGGCATGCAGTGA
- the rab35b gene encoding ras-related protein Rab-35b: MARDYDYLFKLLIIGDSGVGKSSLLLRFADNTFSGSYITTIGVDFKIRTVEINGEKVKLQIWDTAGQERFRTITSTYYRGTHGVIVVYDVTSAESFVNVKRWLHEINQNCDDVCRILVGNKNDDPNSKVVETTDAQKFAEQMGINLFETSAKENINVEEMFNCITELVLRAKKEVLAKQQQQQQNDVVKLTRNSKRKKKCC, from the exons ATGGCCAGGGACTACGATTACCTCTTCAAGCTGCTCATCATCGGGGACAGCG GGGTGGGGAAGAGCAGTCTCCTCCTGCGATTTGCAGACAACACATTTTCAG GTAGCTACATCACCACAATTGGTGTCGACTTTAAGATCCGAACAGTTGAGATCAACGGGGAGAAGGTGAAGCTACAGATCTGGGATACAGCAGGACAGGAGCGCTTCCGCACAATCACATCCAC GTACTACAGAGGAACACATGGGGTCATAGTGGTGTACGACGTCACGAGCGCAGAGTCCTTTGTCAATGTGAAACGATGGCTACATGAAATCAACCAGAACTGTGACGACGTGTGCCGAATATTAG tGGGAAACAAAAATGACGACCCGAACTCCAAGGTGGTGGAGACGACTGACGCGCAGAAGTTTGCAGAGCAGATGGGGATCAACCTGTTTGAGACGAGTGCAAAAGAGAACATCAACGTTGAAGAG ATGTTCAACTGCATCACAGAGCTAGTGCTAAGAGCCAAGAAGGAGGTGCTGgccaagcagcagcagcagcaacaaaacGACGTGGTCAAACTCACCCGGAACAGTAAACGGAAGAAGAAGTGCTGCTAG